The DNA sequence CAGAATCTCGTTCAAGAGGTGCGGATTCTCTAGTAGTCACTTCGTTTGAAATTCCCCCGCTAGAACCTATCAGGCCGCAGTCGGTTTTTGGTTGCAATCGAAAGATCAATCGAAACCGTTATGTCTGAATATATTTTGGTCACTGGCGCCACCGGACAATTGGGGCGTGAAGTCGTCAGGACCCTCCTCCAAAACCGGGTCGCTGTCAAAGCTGCCACCCGCCGCCCCGAGTCTTATTCCCATCCCGATGTGGAGCCATTGTTTTTGGACTATAGCCAGCCTACGTCCTTTGTTCCCGCTATTCGAGGTGCTGCCGGCCTCTTCCTGATCTCCGGCCCTATGGACCCCAAAGTCCACGAAAAACTCCCCCAACTTATCGATACTGCCAAGGTGGAAGGCGTTCAGAAGATTATTTTCGTCTCAGCATGGGGCGTGGATCAGAACGAGGACAATGTCCTGCGAAAATGCGAGCACTACCTTGAACAGAGTGGGATGAGGTATGTGATTTTCCGTCCCAATTTCTTTATGGACAATTTTTCCTCGGGTTTTATCGGAGATATGATCCGAGCCACGGGGAATATTTACTTGCCTGCCGGGACTGGAAAGACCAGCTTTATTTCTTGTAGAGATATTGCACTAGCAGTGGAAAAGGCGTTTGCGCACCGTGACTGGGACCATCAGGCGATCCCGCTTTCAGGTAAAGAATCGCTGGACCACGATCTGGTGGCGAGGATTATTTCCCAAGTGAGCGGGCGGGAAATTCACTATTTCGACCAATCTCCTGAGCAAGTGCTTGCAGCTGGTAAAGAGGCGGGAATGTCTGAGGGAGCGGTCAGTTACCTCAATGAATTGTATGAAATGGTTCGAAATGGCTGGGTCGCACCGATCTCTGAACATCTGAAGTCCATCATCGGACAGCAACCCGAAAGCTTCCGAGCCTTTGCAGAACGAAGCCTCGGAAGCTGGATGTTGCCGGGTTCGGCTAATTAGCAAGGCATTCCTTGTAGCGTTTGATGGTGGTTTCCAGCCCATAGTATAATGCATCACAAACAAGTGCGTGCCCAATGGAAACCTCAGCCAAGTTTGGAACTTCCTTGGCAAAATGTGCCAGATTGTCCAGATTCAGGTCGTGTCCGGCATTGACCCCCAACCCTAGTTCATGCGCAAAAGCTGCTGAACGAGCGTATGGAGCTACAGCATCTGGATTTCCGTTGGCATACTCTGTCGCGTAGGCTTCGGTGTAAAGCTCAATGCGGTCCGTGCCAATCTCCCGGGCTGCCTCGATGTGGTCTAGGTTGGTTTCCACAAAAATCGATGCTCGAACACCAGCAGATTGAATCCGCTGGATGATATCGAGAAGGAGATACTTGTTTTTGAGGGTGTCCCAACCAGCGTTGGAGGTAAGGGCTTCCGGTGGATCTGGGACCAATGTGCACTGCGCGGGTTTGACTTTCTCGATCATCCTGAGGAATTCTTCCGAAGGATAGCCCTCCACATTCAACTCCACCTGCAAGGAATGCTTCAAGGTGTAA is a window from the Pontibacter sp. G13 genome containing:
- a CDS encoding NmrA family NAD(P)-binding protein; its protein translation is MSEYILVTGATGQLGREVVRTLLQNRVAVKAATRRPESYSHPDVEPLFLDYSQPTSFVPAIRGAAGLFLISGPMDPKVHEKLPQLIDTAKVEGVQKIIFVSAWGVDQNEDNVLRKCEHYLEQSGMRYVIFRPNFFMDNFSSGFIGDMIRATGNIYLPAGTGKTSFISCRDIALAVEKAFAHRDWDHQAIPLSGKESLDHDLVARIISQVSGREIHYFDQSPEQVLAAGKEAGMSEGAVSYLNELYEMVRNGWVAPISEHLKSIIGQQPESFRAFAERSLGSWMLPGSAN
- a CDS encoding pyridoxine 5'-phosphate synthase — protein: MSEIQLSVNLNKVALIRNSRGRNLPDLEKVAQDAVAFGADGITLHPRPDERHAKKADIYTLKHSLQVELNVEGYPSEEFLRMIEKVKPAQCTLVPDPPEALTSNAGWDTLKNKYLLLDIIQRIQSAGVRASIFVETNLDHIEAAREIGTDRIELYTEAYATEYANGNPDAVAPYARSAAFAHELGLGVNAGHDLNLDNLAHFAKEVPNLAEVSIGHALVCDALYYGLETTIKRYKECLAN